One genomic segment of Erysipelotrichaceae bacterium 66202529 includes these proteins:
- a CDS encoding cytidylate kinase-like family protein has protein sequence MENKTIITISRQFGSGGREIGKKIAEQLGIPFYDKELIEIAAKESGMDKELFEEDDARTSKGFRLLGALGYSLGGPLSTITELSLNDRLYLVQEEVIKGVANDGPCVIVGRCADYVLRDRKDVLNVYIHADMEDRKSRAVHSYEVDERDIEGSIKKIDKRRANYYEYYTDRKWGRAENYDISINSSTFGIDGTVEIIKLLAQKKAL, from the coding sequence ATGGAAAATAAGACCATTATCACCATCAGCAGACAGTTTGGAAGTGGAGGACGTGAGATCGGTAAGAAAATTGCCGAGCAGCTGGGAATACCGTTCTATGACAAGGAGCTCATTGAGATTGCGGCCAAGGAAAGCGGTATGGATAAAGAGCTTTTTGAAGAGGACGATGCCCGTACAAGCAAGGGTTTCCGACTCCTGGGTGCCTTGGGTTATTCATTAGGCGGCCCGTTATCAACTATTACAGAATTATCATTGAATGACCGGTTATATCTTGTACAGGAGGAGGTTATCAAGGGTGTCGCAAACGACGGCCCTTGTGTAATTGTCGGCCGCTGTGCGGATTATGTACTGCGTGATCGCAAGGATGTATTGAATGTATATATTCATGCGGATATGGAGGATCGTAAAAGCCGTGCAGTTCACTCCTATGAGGTGGATGAGCGTGATATTGAAGGAAGCATCAAGAAAATAGATAAGCGCAGAGCAAATTACTATGAATACTACACTGACCGTAAATGGGGGCGTGCAGAAAATTACGATATCAGCATCAATTCCTCTACCTTTGGAATAGACGGTACTGTGGAAATCATCAAGCTGCTGGCACAGAAAAAAGCATTATAA
- a CDS encoding beta-glucosidase, with amino-acid sequence MQWKLTHKHNHECIENKGGKTLSYDPNLGIQIIEQDGFAFKDLDNNGMLDPYEDWRLPLTDRIQDFTSRFVLWQEGDCLYYRKGKIELSREFCDWMEHCDNRSMILQAVDPDLENEEYLKENYILAMLLLMFDNDLDTGKEDYLLQLIVQSMDLGVLENIIYSIMEALKKYVTKRSAGVQQELIL; translated from the coding sequence ATGCAATGGAAATTGACTCACAAACATAATCATGAATGTATAGAAAATAAAGGTGGTAAAACACTGAGCTATGATCCCAATCTGGGAATACAGATCATAGAACAGGATGGTTTTGCTTTTAAGGATCTGGATAACAACGGTATGCTGGATCCCTATGAGGATTGGCGTCTTCCGCTTACTGACAGGATTCAGGATTTTACAAGCCGCTTTGTTTTGTGGCAGGAGGGTGACTGTCTATATTACCGCAAGGGAAAAATTGAATTATCCAGAGAATTCTGCGACTGGATGGAGCATTGCGATAATCGCTCAATGATATTACAGGCAGTTGATCCGGATTTGGAAAATGAGGAGTATCTAAAGGAAAATTACATCCTGGCTATGCTGCTGCTGATGTTTGATAATGACCTCGATACGGGAAAGGAAGACTATCTGCTGCAGTTAATTGTACAGAGTATGGATCTGGGGGTGCTGGAGAATATAATCTATTCCATCATGGAGGCTTTGAAAAAATATGTAACAAAACGTTCTGCCGGAGTACAGCAGGAGCTTATATTATAG